One stretch of Caloenas nicobarica isolate bCalNic1 chromosome 4, bCalNic1.hap1, whole genome shotgun sequence DNA includes these proteins:
- the LOC135988416 gene encoding synaptopodin-2-like — protein MHSAWIQLGFKTLFTNQERSSGRSLSLPGRPSSFISQAMSPPSPPVFQPAPDYVSKPDAAADKPGKRLTPWEAAARSPLGLVDEAFGPQNMEESIAANVVSAARRKTLPQPPDEWKQKVSYEPPAPSGSVALLGGKQSGLVSPLKSSLSVPSATTQAGSQLQYAYCSQRSRTDPDIMSMDSRSDYCLSTADSNYNPQPRGWRRPT, from the coding sequence gaAAGAAGCAGTGGACGCTCATTATCACTTCCTGGGAGACCTTCTTCATTCATTTCTCAAGCCAtgtctcctccttctcctcctgtaTTTCAGCCTGCCCCTGACTACGTCAGCAAGCCAGACGCAGCAGCCGACAAGCCTGGCAAGAGACTGACTCCCTGGGAAGCAGCTGCAAGATCCCCTCTTGGCCTGGTGGATGAAGCTTTTGGGCCCCAAAATATGGAAGAATCCATTGCTGCTAATGTAGTATCAGCTGCTCGCAGGAAAACACTTCCTCAGCCACCAGatgaatggaaacaaaaagttTCTTATGAGCCTCCAGCCCCAAGTGGTAGTGTAGCCTTATTAGGAGGGAAGCAATCGGGTCTTGTATCACCCCTCAAAAGCTCCCTGTCTGTCCCAAGTGCCACCACGCAGGCTGGCTCTCAGCTGCAGTATGCTTACTGCAGTCAACGGTCCAGAACAGATCCTGATATAATGTCCATGGATTCCAGGTCTGACTATTGCTTGTCAACAGCTGATTCAAACTACAATCCGCAGCCAAGGGGATGGAGGCGTCCAACATGA